In Desulfobacterales bacterium, one genomic interval encodes:
- a CDS encoding manganese efflux pump MntP family protein, whose product MNIWEIGLIAVSLGCDAFAVGLGVGTRCCAPRQIFRLSFHFGLFQFLMPILGWLLGRNVLGWTAQWGPWIAFGLLFGIGVKMAYEGTQPREKEDVCADPTKGFSLVMLSFATSIDALGVGFSLGVLGQSLFVAAVCIGITAGAMTWIAMKVGNSLSGRFAQRMEIVGGLILIAIAFKLLFL is encoded by the coding sequence ATGAATATTTGGGAAATCGGACTGATCGCTGTTTCTCTGGGGTGTGATGCTTTTGCTGTGGGACTGGGTGTCGGTACCCGCTGTTGCGCACCGCGACAGATTTTTCGCTTGTCTTTTCATTTCGGACTGTTCCAGTTCCTGATGCCCATTTTGGGTTGGCTGCTTGGCCGAAATGTTTTGGGATGGACAGCGCAGTGGGGGCCTTGGATCGCTTTCGGGTTGTTATTTGGCATTGGCGTGAAAATGGCTTATGAAGGAACCCAGCCGCGTGAAAAAGAGGACGTTTGCGCGGACCCCACCAAAGGGTTCAGCCTTGTCATGCTATCCTTTGCCACCAGCATCGATGCCCTGGGGGTTGGTTTCAGTCTGGGGGTTCTCGGCCAGAGCCTTTTTGTTGCAGCGGTTTGTATCGGGATAACGGCAGGTGCCATGACATGGATTGCCATGAAGGTTGGAAACAGCTTGTCCGGTAGGTTTGCCCAACGGATGGAAATCGTCGGCGGCCTTATTTTAATTGCGATTGCCTTTAAACTGCTGTTTCTTTAG
- a CDS encoding ferritin family protein, producing the protein MFSSSEIIDFAVQIEQNGERLCREMAQRNIDTDLASLLEWMAEQEAQHAKWFYDLKLKLRITGKVSQMEKLGKSLLRDVLGDQSFSLQDADFSKIQNIKELLSLLIEFEKDTVLFYEMIKTAVEDKGVILILDKIIAEENQHVAQTKEYFNKRFGPIECRNGSAAKPTVHSR; encoded by the coding sequence ATGTTTTCTTCCTCCGAGATTATCGACTTTGCCGTCCAGATCGAACAAAACGGTGAGCGTTTGTGCCGAGAGATGGCTCAGAGAAATATCGATACCGATTTGGCATCCCTGCTTGAATGGATGGCGGAGCAGGAGGCGCAACATGCGAAATGGTTTTACGACCTGAAACTGAAGCTCCGCATCACGGGCAAGGTTTCCCAAATGGAAAAACTCGGCAAATCGCTTTTAAGAGATGTTCTGGGCGATCAAAGCTTTTCACTTCAGGATGCCGATTTTTCAAAAATACAAAACATAAAGGAGTTGCTGTCCCTTTTGATTGAATTTGAGAAGGATACGGTTCTCTTTTATGAAATGATAAAGACCGCCGTAGAAGATAAAGGCGTCATTTTAATTTTAGATAAAATTATCGCCGAAGAAAACCAGCATGTCGCTCAAACAAAGGAGTATTTCAACAAAAGGTTCGGTCCAATAGAATGCCGAAATGGATCAGCGGCAAAACCGACCGTACATTCACGATAA
- a CDS encoding alcohol dehydrogenase catalytic domain-containing protein, translating to MKVAKWYNNRDIRIEDVPVPAPGDDELLVKVISCGICGSDIVEWYRLPRAPLVPGHEIGGEVAGAGKSVSHFKPGDRVFIAPKVACMACHYCRKGQYPVCSNIRDRLPGGFAEYVLIPASLVETGTYRLPDRMTYDQSTFIEPLACVVRAQRLTGLQKDQTMLVMGCGMSGLLHIKLAKTLDCTIVATDINKERLKFALRFGAELTIEASENVPERLAATQHRLADVVMLCTSSMAAVEQAWKCVDKGGAIVFFAVPEPDKSVNIPINEFWMKEIRILTSYYCGPPDIAAAIDLLGKGNIVVDDMITHTLPLTDIAKGYQLVAEGSASIKVIIKPNQQVFK from the coding sequence ATGAAGGTTGCCAAATGGTATAACAACAGAGATATAAGAATCGAAGATGTCCCCGTGCCGGCGCCGGGAGATGATGAACTGCTGGTGAAAGTCATTTCGTGCGGGATTTGCGGCAGTGATATCGTCGAATGGTACCGGCTGCCCAGGGCGCCGCTTGTACCGGGGCACGAGATTGGCGGCGAAGTGGCTGGGGCCGGTAAATCGGTCAGCCATTTCAAGCCGGGGGACAGGGTTTTTATTGCGCCCAAAGTGGCCTGCATGGCGTGTCACTACTGCAGAAAAGGTCAGTATCCGGTCTGTTCAAACATCAGGGATCGGCTCCCGGGGGGATTTGCCGAATACGTCCTTATTCCGGCATCCCTGGTTGAAACCGGAACCTATCGGCTGCCCGATCGCATGACCTATGACCAGAGTACATTTATTGAACCGCTGGCATGTGTTGTCCGGGCCCAGCGGCTAACCGGCTTGCAAAAGGATCAAACAATGCTGGTCATGGGATGCGGCATGTCCGGCCTGCTGCACATCAAGCTTGCCAAAACGTTGGATTGCACCATTGTCGCAACCGACATTAATAAAGAACGACTGAAATTTGCCCTGCGGTTCGGTGCAGAACTTACGATTGAAGCGTCAGAAAATGTACCGGAACGCCTGGCCGCAACGCAGCATAGACTGGCCGATGTGGTGATGCTGTGCACCTCTTCGATGGCTGCGGTGGAGCAGGCCTGGAAGTGTGTGGATAAAGGCGGCGCCATTGTCTTTTTTGCGGTCCCTGAGCCGGACAAGAGCGTAAATATTCCCATCAATGAATTTTGGATGAAAGAAATAAGAATACTGACATCCTATTATTGCGGTCCGCCGGATATCGCTGCAGCGATTGATTTATTAGGCAAGGGAAATATCGTTGTTGACGATATGATTACACACACCCTGCCGCTGACCGATATCGCAAAAGGCTATCAGCTGGTGGCAGAGGGAAGTGCGTCCATAAAAGTGATTATCAAGCCGAACCAGCAGGTTTTTAAATAA
- a CDS encoding cereblon family protein: MEVFTYPLVVNPICWFRAPSDKQGGDNAKKSSQEKPFERESDSEEAILCRQCHQVLTDPSQRTRIQGAHQHTFANPHGVVFQIGCFRSVQGCGYVGPTTSEWSWFKGYSWRILVCGMCLTHLGWLYTSAGDEGFSGLILDRIVESLSKKKS, from the coding sequence ATGGAGGTGTTCACTTACCCGTTGGTGGTAAATCCCATTTGTTGGTTTCGGGCTCCGTCCGATAAACAGGGTGGCGATAATGCAAAAAAGTCCTCTCAAGAAAAACCGTTTGAGAGAGAATCGGATTCTGAAGAAGCCATCCTTTGCCGCCAGTGTCATCAAGTGCTGACGGATCCCTCCCAGCGGACCCGCATACAGGGTGCCCACCAGCATACCTTTGCAAATCCCCACGGGGTCGTTTTTCAAATCGGATGTTTTCGATCGGTCCAGGGCTGCGGGTATGTGGGCCCAACCACTTCGGAATGGAGCTGGTTCAAGGGATATAGCTGGCGGATTTTAGTATGCGGCATGTGTTTGACCCACTTGGGATGGCTGTATACGTCTGCCGGCGATGAGGGTTTCAGCGGCCTTATTTTAGACCGTATTGTCGAATCTTTAAGCAAAAAAAAATCTTGA
- the lsrF gene encoding 3-hydroxy-5-phosphonooxypentane-2,4-dione thiolase: protein MPDIDDISEAKKFNVDIPQKTEGFFLKGSNALDWGMKNRLARIFNPDSGRTVMLAIDHGYFQGPTTGLERIDINILPLLPYADTLMLTRGILRSVVPPSATKPMVLRVSGGTSILKELSNEAIAVDIEESIRLNVCAMAVQVFIGGEHEKESIINMTKMVDIGTRYGIPTLAVTAVGKEMARDARYFRLATRICAELGAHYIKTYYVDKGFETVTAACPVPIVMAGGKKLPELEALTMAYNAVQQGASGVDMGRNIFQSENPIAMIQAIRAVVHENETPKKALDLYNSIKNKK from the coding sequence ATGCCGGATATAGATGACATCAGTGAAGCCAAAAAATTTAACGTTGATATTCCTCAGAAGACGGAGGGTTTTTTTCTGAAAGGGTCGAACGCGTTGGACTGGGGGATGAAAAACAGGTTGGCGCGTATCTTTAACCCTGATTCCGGCCGCACGGTGATGCTGGCTATCGACCATGGATATTTCCAGGGCCCGACTACCGGCCTGGAACGGATCGATATCAATATTCTGCCCTTGCTGCCTTATGCCGATACGCTGATGCTGACCCGGGGGATACTCAGAAGCGTCGTGCCGCCATCTGCGACAAAACCGATGGTGTTGAGGGTCTCCGGGGGAACCAGCATCCTCAAGGAACTTTCCAACGAAGCGATTGCCGTTGACATCGAGGAGTCCATCAGGCTCAATGTCTGCGCCATGGCCGTGCAGGTATTTATAGGCGGGGAACATGAAAAGGAATCCATTATCAATATGACGAAAATGGTGGATATCGGAACGCGCTACGGCATCCCCACCCTGGCGGTCACTGCCGTCGGCAAGGAAATGGCACGGGATGCCCGGTATTTCAGGCTGGCAACCAGGATCTGTGCAGAGCTGGGCGCCCATTATATCAAGACATACTATGTGGACAAGGGCTTTGAAACCGTCACGGCAGCTTGTCCGGTACCGATTGTCATGGCAGGGGGTAAAAAGTTGCCGGAGCTGGAGGCCTTAACCATGGCGTACAATGCCGTTCAGCAGGGCGCCAGCGGGGTCGATATGGGACGCAATATATTCCAGTCCGAAAATCCCATTGCGATGATCCAGGCGATCCGGGCGGTGGTGCATGAAAACGAAACGCCGAAAAAGGCGTTAGACCTTTACAACTCGATTAAAAATAAAAAATAA